One Falco cherrug isolate bFalChe1 chromosome 11, bFalChe1.pri, whole genome shotgun sequence DNA window includes the following coding sequences:
- the LOC102051330 gene encoding thiamine transporter 2-like, which yields MDCWKGAEGHSWICPTLIICANGFFSTMRPSEAFLTPYLTGPDKNLTIEEVTNQIFPVWTYSYLALLFPVFLVTDYVRYKPVLLLQGISFIVTWLLLLFAHGVVAMQLVEFFYGMVTATEVAYYAYIYSVVSTDRYRRVTSYCRSITLAAATAAAVLGQLLVSLADVSYFHLNAITLASVSLAFVCSFFLPMPQKSMFFHRKDVSQTPPGADQAAAAPDPPRPSRCQEDKSSAPAARGPAPERQDDTPSPQQHVLRVLVQLSTDLRDCFSSRKLLYWSLWWALATAGFNQVLNYIQVLWDFRAPSHSSAVYNGAVEALATFLSSATSMAVGYVKVNWDLSGELALGIFSAVDAGSLFLMHFTDNIWACYAGYLVFKACYMLLITIATFQIAVTLSMERYALIFGFNNFVALVIQTILTVVVVDSKGLGLSISTQFLIYGSYFTFIAGIFLIRSVYTILSIKCGNTRVAGESVDR from the exons ATGGATTGCTGGAAGGGAGCTGAAGGCCACAGCTGGATTTGTCCCACGCTGATCATCTGTGCAAATGGATTTTTCTCCACAATGAGGCCATCAGAAGCTTTTCTCACTCCTTATCTAACTGGACCAGACAAAAACCTAACAATTGAAGAG GTTACCAACCAGATTTTCCCAGTCTGGACATACTCCTACCTTGCGCTCCTTTTCCCAGTCTTCCTGGTTACAGACTACGTGCGCTACAAGcccgtcctcctcctccagggCATCAGCTTCATCGTCACGTGGCTCTTGCTCCTCTTCGCACACGGAGTGGTGGCCATGCAGCTGGTGGAATTCTTCTACGGGATGGTAACAGCCACCGAGGTCGCCTATTACGCCTACATCTACAGCGTCGTCAGCACCGATCGCTATCGGAGAGTGACGAGCTATTGCAGAAGTATCACCCTTGCTGCAGCCACCGCTGCTgccgtgctggggcagctgctggttTCCTTGGCAGACGTATCCTACTTCCACCTTAACGCCATTACCTTGGCCTCTGTCTCCCTGGCATTCGTGTGCTCCTTTTTCCTCCCGATGCCTCAGAAGAGCATGTTCTTCCACAGGAAAGACGTCTCCCAGACTCCCCCAGGAGCAGACCAAGCTGCGGCTGCACCCGACCCCCCCAGGCCGTCGCGCTGCCAGGAGGACAAGAGCTCCGCACCCGCTGCCAGGGGACCGGCACCCGAGCGGCAGGATGATAcacccagcccccagcagcacgtGCTGCGGGTACTGGTGCAGCTGAGCACCGACCTGAGGGATTGCTTCAGCTCCAGGAAACTGCTGTACTGGTCCCTGTGGTGGGCGCTGGCTACGGCCGGCTTTAACCAGGTGCTCAATTACATCCAAGTGCTCTGGGACTTCAGAGCCCCCTCCCACAGCTCTGCGGTGTACAACGGAGCTGTGGAGGCACTGGCAACTTTCCTGA GTTCAGCAACATCCATGGCAGTTGGATACGTCAAAGTAAACTGGGATCTTTCTGGAGAACTGGCTTTGGGGATTTTCTCTGCAGTGGATGCTGGGTCTCTGTTTCTCATGCACTTCACTGACAACATCTGGGCATGCTACGCTGGTTACCTTGTGTTTAAAGCATGTTATATGCTTCTTATAACAATAGCAAC GTTTCAGATTGCCGTCACTCTAAGCATGGAGCGTTATGCTTTGATATTTGGCTTCAACAACTTTGTTGCACTGGTGATTCAGACAATTTTAACAGTTGTTGTAGTAGATTCCAAAGGTCTGGGACTGAGCATCAGCACCCAG TTTCTCATTTATGGCAGCTACTTCACATTCATAGCTGGAATCTTCCTCATCAGAAGCGTATATACCATTCTCTCCATCAAATGCGGAAACACCAGGGTGGCTGGTGAAAGCGTGGATCGTTAA